The Vanacampus margaritifer isolate UIUO_Vmar chromosome 16, RoL_Vmar_1.0, whole genome shotgun sequence genome includes the window atgggATGGGGGTGTAGTATAAGAGGGAATGGGATGCAGACTCAACGACACTGCCACACTTTAACTGTCTGGTCCACGCTGCCCGTCACCATGTAGGGGGCGCTCTTGTGGAAATctgacaagaagaagaagaagagtgagCATGAGTGCATTGTTGCTCTTTTGCACAAGTAAACTGCTGGAAAGTAATCAAACATAAGTTTTAAGATATTCTTTTGGGCGGCTTTGGTGTCAAGAAAATGCATTTATATTTGATCTCTTTGGCCAAAAACAGACTTTGTCGTACACAAACATTTACTTTTCGTGTTTTTATAATTGAAGTTACACACGGCTGTAAAATCATACATagttttttctctgcttttttgaaacatttttaagaAAGTATCAAGTTATATTAGTTTTTTAACCACCTAGAAAAAAAGtcggaaaaaaaatcctggcatCTGATTTAACAGCTGCATGTAACTTGAATTTGAGTTTTTGTTGGAAAAGAACCCCAAAAAGCAACTCAAGTCGGGCTGGGTATGGCCCAAAAATACAATCCTAAGAGTGAGTGAAAAGTGATATGAACAAGTGTGATGTTGTGGAAGTGATTTGCGTTTCGagtacaaatttgtgtgtcgacCGACCCAAAGAAGTGACGAAGTGCTCGTGAGCGCTGAGCGTTTTGGTGCAGCGTTTGTTCTTGTAGTCCCAAACCCGCAAAGTTTTGTCATCGGCGCAGCTGAGGATGAAGCCGCCGCCGGGGTGCACCAGCACGCCGCGCACCCAATTGTCATGGCCCACCTACGAATGCGTGACGACAACACACATGTCAGTTGCAGCCCTGGCGTGTGGCCAGCAGACGGCGATGTGGCGTCTACTCGCCAACGTCATGATGCAGATTCCGATGCCGACGTCCCACATCTTGATGGTCTTGTCTCTGGATCCCGAGAGGAGGAAGGGGCCGGACTTGGCGCTCTTCTTGTTCTGCAACAATCAGACCGGCGTGAGGAGGGGCTGGGAAGAACGCGGAAGGGCAAGTGGGCGGGGTTTACCTCCGAGCCGGTGGCCTCCAGGATGGTGGGGTGCGCGCTGTCGGGGGCCCAGGAGACGCATTCCACCACGTGCTCGTGCTCACGTAGTTCCGCCTTGCACTCTTTGGACAACACGGCCCACACGCGCACCGTCTGGTCATTGGAGCAGCTGGCGATCAGTGAGCCGTCCTGGTTGGGCCGCACCATCCGGACCCACTCCCGGTGGCCCGTGAACGTCTTGACGCAGTACCTGACAgccacaaaacacaaaagacaaaagacACCAACAGCGGCTCAATGTCAACACCGCACAGCGGCAAACGTTTCACACAAAGAACGAAATTGAATATACTAATGGTTAGTTGCAGTCATCACATGTCAGACTGCGAGTGTGAGGCGAAGGTGGTCCGGTCGGCGTGCATACGTACCCGGTGGCCACCTCCCACATCTTGATGGTCTTGTCTCTGGACGCCGACACAATGTGGTCAGCGTTGGGCATTATGGCGACAGATGACACGTTGTGGGCGTGGCCTGTACACATTAGAAGGCGTATTAAGAATGACGACatggattagcattagcattagcattagcattagcattagcattagcattagcattagcgttagctCGTGGGCCCACCGTGCATGGTCCGGATGCACTCGAAGCCTTGGAAGTCCCAAAGTTTGATGCTCATGTCGGCCGAACACGAAGCCAGCAGTTTGCCCGTCTGGTCGAAGGAGATGTCCTGAACGGAGTCCGTGTGGCCCTTCAGCGTGCGCTCAAAGTCTCCCGCCTCGTAGTCCCACACCTGACACGCAACACCACCGCTCAAAGTTGATTGGTGAACGGTTGCCCCGGGCAACCAGAGCGACGCCCGAAAAGAGGATTGAACAGAATCCTGACCTTGATGGTGGCGTCCTCGGAGGCCGTGACCATGACGGTGAATACGGGATGGAAGAGGACCCGGGTGACGGGAGCGCGGTGGCCGCTGAGGGCGTATCTCTCTGGGGGGCGGGGGATCCACTCTTTAGGGTCCCTCTTGTGAGCCGCCGGCCCCCCGCCGTGCGTCATCTCCTCCTTGGCTTCATTCAGCTTGGACTCCAACTCCATCACCTCCAAACAAAGCAAAGTTCAAAGTTCAAAGTTTGACGATCGGCACAAAGCGGCGCAACAGCAAACGCCGTCCTCACCTTCTTCTGTAATCGGATGACAGACGTCCATTTCTTCTCCAGGAGACCCGCGTACTTTTTGTCCGAGTCCTCATTCTGGACATGAAACAAACACACCAGTTCAGATGAGGCCATCGACTAAAGCTGCAACTCAACAAGATTCATCCGTCTTTTTTCTGTTCCATCAATCAAATGAAGATTTTAATGCTAGACTTTACACCAACGTTTCTCAATTAGCTTTTGCTACGTCTCCTCCGACTCGCCACtctgactataaatagtatcatttgtctataaaatggTGTTAAGTAAGCCTTCTACACAGTAGTTAACTTTTTCAACCATAAAAACGGTTGCAATGTTTGGAGTTACTGACCATATCCAGCTCGGCTTCTTTCTTGAAGGTGGAGTAGGCGCCATCGTATCCGTTGGAGCGTAGATAGTCGCCGATGGCTCGGTTTCTGATCCGGAGCCGTGTCGCGTCGCCATGGAAACAACACACATTAGGAAGTATGCCAC containing:
- the pafah1b1b gene encoding lissencephaly-1 homolog B, which encodes MVLSQRQRDELNRAIGDYLRSNGYDGAYSTFKKEAELDMNEDSDKKYAGLLEKKWTSVIRLQKKVMELESKLNEAKEEMTHGGGPAAHKRDPKEWIPRPPERYALSGHRAPVTRVLFHPVFTVMVTASEDATIKVWDYEAGDFERTLKGHTDSVQDISFDQTGKLLASCSADMSIKLWDFQGFECIRTMHGHAHNVSSVAIMPNADHIVSASRDKTIKMWEVATGYCVKTFTGHREWVRMVRPNQDGSLIASCSNDQTVRVWAVLSKECKAELREHEHVVECVSWAPDSAHPTILEATGSENKKSAKSGPFLLSGSRDKTIKMWDVGIGICIMTLVGHDNWVRGVLVHPGGGFILSCADDKTLRVWDYKNKRCTKTLSAHEHFVTSLDFHKSAPYMVTGSVDQTVKVWQCR